CAAAGTTAAGACTCTTCACCTCCCTTGCCCGGTTTCCACGATGCGCCTATCTTTGGTGGCTCCACTGGAGAGGTGGCAGAGTGGTCGATTGCGGTAGACTCGAAATCTATTGTAGGGAAACCTACCGGGGGTTCGAATCCCTCCCTCTCCGCTTGTCGCGAAACCTTCGCGGCCAAGATGCCAGGGCCCGCGCGGTATTGCGCGGCTGAACCCCGCCAGGCCCGGAAGGGAGCAACGGTGTGTCGATTGCAATAGGCGCCGCGGTCACCCTGGTTTTTAGAAGCCCTCGAGGTCCCTGACTTCGAGGGCTTCTCGTATGTGGTTCGCCAGCCTTGGAATCGGTGGTTCCAAGGCCTCTTGCCCACGCTTGATCACGGCTTGGGGCGAAAGCGTCCCCATGGATGAGAGATCCATCGGTACACTATGCCTTTCCTGGTTTGCAACCACTGATTCGGAGACGTGTTCATGCCCTCTTCTACCCGATTCCACTCGCTTCCCCTGGGGATTTCCCTGGCGGTTGCTGGTGCGGCTTCCAGCCTCCATGCGGACGTTCTGGCCAACCACCTGGGCTGGCCGGTCAAAAGCCACAAAACCGTGGTCTTGACGGCTGGATCCCAGGCAAGTCCCGGTGCCACCTGGACGTTGAGCAAGTCGGGGTCTTCCGCTGCCGTGGCCACGGGACCGGTGGGAGCGGCGCAGGGTTGGTCCATGATGGGCAACGACCAAGCCCAGGTGGTGGTCCTTCCGGATTCTCTGGATGCCGGATCCTACAAGCTCTCCGCAGGATCGGCGCAGCTCGATTTTCAGGTCCAGGACCAGGCTTGGCTGGCGGTGTCGAAGGCGTTGTTGAAGGGGTTCTACTTCCAGCGAGCAGGCATGGAACTGACCTCGCAATACGCGGGATCCTGGGCGCGTCAGGCGGCCCATGTCGATGGCAAGGCGACCTATCATCCCAGCTCGGGCAAATCCTCCGGCACGAAAAACAGCCCCAAAGGCTGGTACGACGCGGGCGATTACAACAAGTACATCGTCAATTCGGGCATCACCACGTGGTGCTTGTTGGCATTGGCGGAGCAATTCAAGCCCTACGCCGACACGCTCAAATTGGGCATTCCGGAAGACGGCGGAGCGGTTCCCGCTTTGTTGGCGGAAGCCCGCTGGAACCTCGACTGGATGCTCACCATGCAGGACGACGACGGGGGCGTTTTCCACAAGTGGACACAAAAGGAATTCGGTGACTTCGCCTTGCCGCATTTGGACAAGTCGGAGCGGTTCTTCGTAGGCAAGTCCTCCAACGCCAGCTACGACTTCGCCGCCGTGATGGCCATGGCTTCGCGGCTGTACGCGAGCTCGGATGCCACGTTCGCGGCCTCGGCCTTGGCCGCGGCCAAGAAGGCCTACGCCTGGGGCACGGCCAACCACGTGTCCGTCTTCAAGAATCCATCCGATGTGTTGACCGGCGAGTACGGCGACACCTCCGCCGACGACGAAAAATTCTGGGCCGCGGTGGAGCTGGCCATCGCCACGGGTGAAGCGAGTTACGTCCCCACCGGGGTGCGCACCTGGTCGCTTCCCTGGTGGAAGGAAGTGGGCATGCTCGGCGATTACGGAATCGTTTCCCATCCGCAGGTGTTTCCCGCCGAGGTGGTTGCCAAGGCCCAGAAGGACATCGTGACCCTGGCCACCGACTACGCGCAGCGCGTGAAGAGCGGCCCTTGGGCGGCCCTCCAGCAGGAAGAATCGGAGTTGCCTTGGGGTTCCAATTCCGTCTTGTCGCACATGGGCATCCATGGCATCTACGCGTGGCTGGCCACCGGGAACACCGACTTCCTGGATGTCGCCGACGTGGCGATGGACAACATCCTGGGACGCAATCCCCTGGGGCTTTCCGGTGTGACAGGATTTGGCAAGAAGAAGGCCATGAAGATCCATCACCGCATTT
This DNA window, taken from Fibrobacterota bacterium, encodes the following:
- a CDS encoding glycoside hydrolase family 9 protein, translating into MPSSTRFHSLPLGISLAVAGAASSLHADVLANHLGWPVKSHKTVVLTAGSQASPGATWTLSKSGSSAAVATGPVGAAQGWSMMGNDQAQVVVLPDSLDAGSYKLSAGSAQLDFQVQDQAWLAVSKALLKGFYFQRAGMELTSQYAGSWARQAAHVDGKATYHPSSGKSSGTKNSPKGWYDAGDYNKYIVNSGITTWCLLALAEQFKPYADTLKLGIPEDGGAVPALLAEARWNLDWMLTMQDDDGGVFHKWTQKEFGDFALPHLDKSERFFVGKSSNASYDFAAVMAMASRLYASSDATFAASALAAAKKAYAWGTANHVSVFKNPSDVLTGEYGDTSADDEKFWAAVELAIATGEASYVPTGVRTWSLPWWKEVGMLGDYGIVSHPQVFPAEVVAKAQKDIVTLATDYAQRVKSGPWAALQQEESELPWGSNSVLSHMGIHGIYAWLATGNTDFLDVADVAMDNILGRNPLGLSGVTGFGKKKAMKIHHRISGGDNVVDPVPGLLIGGPYAGGDDVINDPKNTWMCKEYRVTGKPALAWIDDQCSYATNEIAINWNASSSYLANALTAIHQKGFKAPAWSITGVRRLARPVEVRWVGDALVLDRAATVQAIDARGVRGAVVQAKAGVPVLLERSRGVQMVLVKSEGAEPRTFVRVAR